In the Pseudochaenichthys georgianus chromosome 1, fPseGeo1.2, whole genome shotgun sequence genome, one interval contains:
- the sirt7 gene encoding NAD-dependent protein deacetylase sirtuin-7, whose product MEEEADTGVPSRVERKALQKAKILQRETERKIFRLVGKVLKKPESERSEEEAAVLLLHRGTVEELCKRQVRRNVLKRKQEEVFDEADELRSKVRRLAAAVKQAKHLVVYTGAGISTAASIPDYRGPNGVWTMLQKGRSISSSDLSKAEPTFTHMCVRMLHKEKLLQHVVSQNCDGLHLRSGLPRHALSELHGNMFIEVCTSCSPVKEYVRLFDVTERTSLHRHMTGRRCSHCGSELRDTIVHFGERGTLEQPLNWKGAAEAAETADVILCLGTSLKVLKKYACLWCMNKPASKRPKLYIVNLQWTPKDDLAALKINGKCDEVMRLLMEELHIQVPGYDRAKDPVFSLAVPLRQEEVDSHTREVIARLDVQEDCVPDSGEQAEEATAVQGGWFGRGYGKGRRKKKKKKDA is encoded by the exons ATGGAAGAGGAGGCAGACACCGGTGTTCCCTCGCGGGTCGAGAGGAAGGCTTTGCAAAAGGCAAAAATACTTCAAAGAGAAACTGAAAGGAAGATTTTCAGACTG GTGGGAAAAGTCCTGAAGAAACCTGAGAGTGAGCGGTCCGAGGAGGAGGCTGCTGTGTTACTGCTACACAGAGGAACTGTAGAGGAGCTCTGCAAGAGACAAGTCCGCAGAAATGTGCTGAAGAGGAAACAGGAGGAG GTGTTTGATGAGGCTGATGAGCTGAGGAGTAAAGTGAGACGGCTCGCTGCGGCAGTGAAGCAAGCAAAGCACCTGGTGGTATACACTGGAGCCGGCATCAGTACG GCAGCTTCGATCCCAGACTACAGGGGCCCTAATGGAGTGTGGACAATGCTGCAGAAAGGACGGTCAATCag TTCGTCTGACCTGAGTAAAGCTGAGCCGACCTTCACACACATGTGCGTTAGGATGCTACATAAGGAAAAGCTG TTACAGCATGTTGTTTCTCAAAACTGTGACGGGCTTCACTTGCGTAGCGGGCTACCCAGACATGCCCTGTCTGAGCTTCATGGAAACATGTTTATTGAG GTGTGTACATCCTGTAGCCCGGTCAAGGAGTATGTGCGTTTATTTGACGTGACGGAGCGAACATCGCTGCACCGCCACATGACAGGCCGCAGGTGCAGCCACTGTGGAAGTGAACTCAGGGACACCATAGTGCATTTTGGGGAGCGAGGAACCCTGGAGCAGCCTCTCAACTGGAAGGGAGCAGCAGAGGCTGCAGAGACGGCCGATGTTATCCTCTGCTTAGGCACCAGTCTGAAG GTGCTGAAGAAATACGCTTGTCTGTGGTGCATGAACAAACCAGCAAGTAAAAGGCCAAAACTATACATTGTCAACCTCCAG TGGACACCAAAAGATGATCTGGCTGCACTGAAAATTAATGGCAAGTGTGATGAAGTCATGAGGCTCCTGATGGAGGAACTGCACATCCAGGTGCCAGGGTACGACAG GGCGAAGGACCCCGTCTTCAGTCTAGCTGTACCTCTGCGGCAGGAAGAGGTGGACAGCCATACTCGTGAGGTCATCGCTCGTCTTGATGTGCAGGAGGACTGCGTACCTGACTCTGGAGAGCAGGCAGAAGAAGCCACAGCTGTTCAGGGCGGCTGGTTCGGTCGAGGCTATGGCAAGggaaggaggaagaagaagaagaaaaaagatgcATGA